The following coding sequences lie in one Haloarcula marina genomic window:
- a CDS encoding anthranilate synthase component I family protein gives MNDIAVVTERASFADTAGAAPPDARVPVEVRVTVSDPFEAYRRVRNREDDGVYFETTGGQSGWGYFAVDPVERVRVGPDATARGDHGPSIGEIDALLDREELVRGDCEVPYPCGAFGWLSYDVARELEDLPDTTRSDGLPRLQLGVFDCVAAWEEPHDGDVTLRVTACPVVGEDPEAAYETGVERATDLAERAVDGDRGVRWEPTAARQATFESECGEAAYAERVRRVKEYVRDGDTFQTNISHRLVAPASVHPVDTFAAVRRVNPAPYSALLEFPGVDLVSASPELLLDVDGDRLLTEPIAGTRPRGDTPEEDDALERDLTTDEKERAEHAMLVDLERNDLGKVSEYGTVDVAEYRRVDRYSEVMHLVSLVEGQRRADASIADAVAAVFPGGTITGAPKPRTMEIIDEVERTRRGPYTGSIGVFGFDDRATLNMTIRTLVHHDGEYRLRVGGGVVHDSTPEREYQETLDKARALVTAVDEALGEQGSFAVERADSTEGVR, from the coding sequence ATGAACGACATCGCGGTCGTCACTGAGCGAGCATCGTTCGCCGACACGGCCGGGGCCGCCCCGCCCGACGCGCGGGTCCCCGTCGAAGTCCGCGTCACCGTCTCGGACCCGTTCGAGGCCTATCGCCGGGTCCGGAACCGCGAGGACGACGGCGTCTACTTCGAAACCACCGGCGGGCAGTCCGGGTGGGGGTACTTCGCCGTCGACCCCGTCGAGCGAGTGCGGGTCGGTCCGGACGCGACGGCGCGAGGCGACCACGGCCCCAGTATCGGTGAGATAGACGCCCTCCTCGACCGCGAGGAACTCGTCCGCGGCGACTGCGAGGTCCCCTACCCCTGCGGCGCGTTCGGCTGGCTCTCCTACGACGTGGCGCGGGAACTGGAGGACCTCCCCGACACGACGCGCTCTGACGGACTACCGCGCCTCCAACTCGGCGTCTTCGACTGCGTGGCCGCGTGGGAGGAACCACACGATGGCGACGTGACGCTCCGCGTCACCGCCTGTCCGGTCGTCGGGGAGGACCCCGAAGCGGCCTACGAGACAGGGGTGGAGCGGGCCACCGACCTCGCCGAGCGAGCGGTGGACGGCGACCGCGGCGTCCGCTGGGAGCCGACGGCGGCCCGACAGGCCACCTTCGAGAGCGAGTGCGGCGAAGCGGCCTACGCCGAGCGCGTCCGACGGGTCAAGGAGTACGTCCGAGACGGCGACACGTTCCAGACGAACATCTCTCATCGACTGGTCGCGCCAGCCTCGGTCCACCCGGTCGACACCTTCGCGGCGGTCCGTCGGGTCAACCCCGCGCCGTACTCCGCGCTGCTGGAGTTCCCGGGCGTCGACCTCGTCAGCGCCAGTCCGGAACTCCTGCTCGACGTGGACGGCGACCGCCTGCTCACCGAACCCATCGCTGGTACCCGCCCGCGCGGGGACACGCCCGAAGAAGACGACGCCCTCGAACGCGACCTGACCACCGACGAGAAAGAGCGGGCCGAACACGCGATGCTCGTCGACCTCGAACGCAACGACCTCGGGAAGGTCAGCGAGTACGGCACCGTCGACGTGGCCGAGTACCGCCGCGTCGACCGCTACTCCGAGGTGATGCACCTCGTCTCGCTGGTCGAGGGCCAGCGCCGGGCCGACGCCAGCATCGCCGACGCCGTCGCCGCCGTCTTCCCCGGCGGGACCATCACCGGAGCACCCAAGCCACGGACGATGGAGATAATCGACGAGGTGGAACGGACCCGCCGCGGCCCGTATACCGGTTCCATCGGCGTCTTCGGCTTCGACGACCGGGCGACGCTGAACATGACTATCCGCACGCTGGTCCACCACGACGGGGAGTACCGACTGCGGGTCGGCGGCGGCGTCGTCCACGACTCGACGCCGGAGCGCGAGTATCAGGAGACGCTGGATAAAGCCCGCGCCCTCGTCACCGCCGTCGACGAGGCGCTGGGAGAACAGGGCTCGTTCGCCGTCGAGCGTGCCGACTCCACGGAGGGCGTCCGATGA
- a CDS encoding anthranilate synthase component II, which translates to MILIIDNYDSFAYNLVQYVGTIEDVEVRRNDAIDVAGIREMDPDGIVVSPGPGTPADAGVSIDVFAETDYPTLGVCLGHQALCAAYGSPVGHAPDVVHGKPSEVRHEGTPLYEGVDDPFEVGRYHSLAVERADLPDELVETAHTNDEAGVVMGVRHEDRPQFGVQFHPESILTDAGMRIVENFCRTAASA; encoded by the coding sequence ATGATACTCATTATCGACAACTACGACTCGTTCGCGTACAACCTCGTCCAGTACGTGGGGACCATCGAAGACGTGGAAGTCCGCCGAAACGACGCCATCGACGTGGCGGGCATCCGCGAGATGGACCCGGACGGCATCGTCGTCTCCCCGGGACCGGGGACGCCTGCCGACGCGGGCGTCTCTATCGACGTGTTCGCCGAGACGGACTACCCCACACTCGGCGTCTGTCTCGGCCATCAGGCACTCTGTGCGGCCTACGGGTCGCCGGTGGGCCACGCACCCGACGTGGTGCACGGGAAGCCATCCGAGGTCCGTCACGAGGGGACACCGCTGTACGAGGGCGTCGACGACCCTTTCGAGGTCGGCCGCTACCACTCGCTGGCCGTCGAGCGCGCGGACCTGCCCGACGAACTCGTCGAGACGGCCCACACTAACGACGAGGCGGGCGTGGTCATGGGGGTCCGCCACGAGGACCGCCCGCAGTTCGGCGTCCAGTTCCACCCCGAGAGCATCCTCACCGACGCCGGGATGCGCATCGTCGAGAACTTCTGTCGGACCGCCGCCAGCGCGTAA